From one Sphingomonas sp. BT-65 genomic stretch:
- a CDS encoding pentapeptide repeat-containing protein, whose product MVNWQDAVRRILECESDNLVELAKAAGVSPIRLYRNLNFAGVDLRNQDLRGLDLTGADLHSAIIDDHTLIDEHFDPRLDATYTRRTVSVPRNLYICLRIYEADTSYLYTGWAIKSLLEWSKKETSFLGRSSIWTDWFYRNKSAQFIVSQQSGRPHSLKIKRDVYEEAVGSFGHLGGRTKAMRIAILVGMFHYWNVEPKDIGATPVLDFLKSVTKSPRADEVLRSLSRGWVEERQSDQIEFSYTNQLG is encoded by the coding sequence GTGGTTAATTGGCAGGATGCTGTAAGGAGAATTCTTGAATGCGAGAGTGACAATTTGGTCGAGCTCGCAAAGGCCGCTGGCGTATCGCCAATCCGGCTTTACAGGAACTTAAACTTTGCTGGCGTTGATCTACGCAATCAAGACTTGCGTGGCTTAGATTTGACCGGCGCCGATCTTCATAGTGCCATAATAGACGATCATACTCTTATTGACGAGCATTTTGATCCTAGATTGGACGCTACATACACAAGGCGGACTGTAAGCGTCCCAAGAAATCTCTATATTTGCCTGCGTATATATGAAGCGGACACAAGTTATCTATATACTGGTTGGGCAATTAAATCTCTTCTAGAATGGAGCAAAAAGGAAACTTCTTTTTTAGGAAGGTCGTCCATTTGGACAGATTGGTTTTATAGAAATAAAAGTGCTCAGTTTATTGTATCTCAGCAGAGTGGTCGTCCCCATTCCCTGAAAATCAAACGGGATGTATACGAAGAAGCGGTGGGGTCCTTCGGGCATTTAGGCGGCAGAACGAAGGCAATGCGAATTGCCATCCTTGTTGGCATGTTCCATTACTGGAATGTTGAACCGAAAGACATTGGAGCTACTCCTGTGCTCGATTTTCTTAAGTCGGTGACTAAGAGTCCACGGGCAGACGAAGTTCTACGCTCGTTGTCCCGAGGGTGGGTTGAAGAGCGGCAAAGCGATCAAATCGAGTTTTCCTACACGAACCAGTTAGGTTAA
- a CDS encoding ribonucleotide-diphosphate reductase subunit beta codes for MPLLEARKTYKPFEYPWAYEFWKRQQQVHWLPEEVPLGEDCRDWAQKLTDHERNLLTQIFRFFTQADIEVQDCYHEKYGRVFKPVEIKMMLAAFSNMETVHIAAYSHLLDTIGMPESEYGMFLEYAEMKDKHDYLQKFGVDTDEDIAKTLAMFGGFTEGLQLFASFAMLMNFPRFNKMKGMGQIVSWSVRDESLHCEGITRLFHAFCKERDCLTKAVKDDIMDVCQTTVRLEDAFIDLAFEQGPVPGMTPKEIKKYIRFIADWRLNQLGLRPIYMIDEHPLPWLTPLLNGVEHANFFETRATEYSKGATRGNWGEVWDSFDKRQKAKAGPAANEDGAGEGGLFDGAGVAAE; via the coding sequence ATGCCTCTTCTCGAAGCCCGCAAGACCTACAAGCCCTTCGAATATCCCTGGGCGTACGAGTTCTGGAAGCGCCAGCAGCAGGTCCACTGGCTGCCCGAAGAGGTGCCGCTGGGCGAGGATTGCCGCGACTGGGCGCAGAAGCTCACCGATCACGAGCGCAACCTGCTCACGCAGATCTTCCGCTTCTTCACCCAGGCGGACATCGAGGTGCAGGATTGCTACCACGAGAAATATGGCCGCGTGTTCAAGCCGGTCGAGATCAAGATGATGCTCGCCGCCTTCTCCAACATGGAGACGGTGCACATCGCCGCCTACAGCCACCTGCTCGACACGATCGGCATGCCCGAGAGCGAATACGGCATGTTCCTCGAATATGCCGAGATGAAGGACAAGCACGATTACCTTCAGAAGTTCGGCGTCGACACCGACGAGGACATCGCCAAGACGCTCGCCATGTTCGGCGGCTTCACCGAGGGGCTTCAGCTCTTCGCCTCCTTCGCGATGCTGATGAACTTCCCGCGCTTCAACAAGATGAAGGGCATGGGCCAGATCGTGTCGTGGTCGGTGCGCGACGAGAGCCTGCACTGCGAGGGCATCACGCGCCTGTTCCACGCCTTCTGCAAGGAGCGCGACTGCCTGACCAAGGCGGTCAAGGACGACATCATGGACGTCTGCCAGACGACCGTGCGGCTCGAGGACGCGTTCATCGACCTCGCGTTCGAGCAGGGCCCGGTCCCCGGTATGACGCCCAAGGAGATCAAGAAGTATATCCGCTTCATCGCCGACTGGCGTTTGAACCAGCTCGGCCTGCGCCCGATCTACATGATCGACGAGCACCCGCTCCCCTGGCTCACCCCGCTGCTCAACGGCGTCGAGCACGCCAACTTCTTCGAGACCCGCGCGACGGAATATTCGAAGGGCGCGACCCGGGGGAACTGGGGCGAGGTGTGGGATTCGTTCGACAAGCGGCAAAAGGCGAAGGCCGGGCCGGCGGCGAACGAGGATGGCGCGGGCGAGGGCGGGCTGTTCGATGGGGCCGGGGTGGCGGCGGAGTGA
- a CDS encoding DUF2171 domain-containing protein, whose product MTDISNIREHMEVIGADGVHVGTVDRVEGDRIKLIKADSGAEIEGVEDEGRHHHYIPAGLIAEVEGDQVRLSANADVAITFEEEEDGEAI is encoded by the coding sequence ATGACCGATATCAGCAACATCCGCGAGCATATGGAAGTGATCGGCGCCGATGGCGTGCATGTCGGTACGGTCGACCGCGTCGAAGGGGACCGCATCAAGCTGATCAAGGCCGACAGCGGCGCCGAGATCGAAGGCGTCGAGGATGAAGGGCGCCATCACCATTACATCCCCGCCGGGCTGATCGCCGAGGTCGAGGGCGACCAGGTGCGGCTCTCCGCCAACGCCGATGTCGCGATCACCTTCGAGGAGGAGGAAGACGGGGAGGCGATCTGA
- a CDS encoding ribonucleoside-diphosphate reductase subunit alpha: protein MDFREEQEPSVSETDSAEAIAETKAAAPAKAKKAAKPDTKAVNPRPYPVEVDHSRDALLTEFGKETLKDRYLLPGETFQDLFVRVASAYADDAAHAQRIYDYISRLWFMPATPVLSNGGTGRGLPISCFLNSVPDSLDGIVDTWNENVWLASRGGGIGTYWGNVRGIGEPVGLNGKTSGIIPFVRVMDSLTLAISQGSLRRGSAACYLDISHPEIEEFLEIRKPSGDFNRKALNLHHGVLIPDAFMEAVRDGAEWELKSPKDGSVRAKVDARALFQKLVETRLATGEPYIVFADHVNKNMPKHHRDLGLKVSTSNLCSEITLPTGKDHLGNERTAVCCLSSLNLETWDEWKDAKGFVEDVMRFLDNVLQDYIDRAEPGMEKAAYSASRERSVGLGVMGYHSFLQARGLPFEGAMAKTWNLRIFKHIKAQVDEASMQLAVERGPCPDAADMGVMERFSCKMAIAPTASISIICGGTSACIEPIPANIYTHKTLSGSFVVKNPYLEKILIEKSKNSDNVWNSILEQGGSVQHLDFLSQEEKDCYKTSFEIDQRWLLELAADRTPYIDQSASLNLFIPADVEKWDLLMLHFRAWELGIKSLYYLRSKSVQRAGFAGGVEADNTIEKPQFNLGESTDYDECLACQ from the coding sequence ATGGACTTTAGGGAAGAGCAGGAACCGAGCGTGAGCGAGACCGACAGCGCAGAGGCGATCGCCGAGACCAAGGCCGCAGCGCCGGCCAAGGCGAAGAAGGCCGCCAAGCCCGATACCAAGGCGGTGAACCCGCGGCCCTATCCGGTCGAGGTCGATCACTCGCGCGACGCGTTGCTGACGGAGTTCGGCAAGGAGACGCTCAAGGACCGCTACCTGCTCCCGGGCGAGACCTTCCAGGACCTGTTCGTTCGCGTCGCGTCGGCGTACGCGGATGATGCCGCGCACGCCCAGCGCATCTACGACTATATCTCGCGTCTGTGGTTCATGCCGGCGACGCCCGTGCTGTCGAACGGCGGCACCGGCCGCGGCCTGCCGATCTCGTGCTTCCTGAATTCGGTGCCCGACAGCCTCGACGGCATCGTCGACACCTGGAACGAGAATGTCTGGCTCGCCTCGCGTGGCGGCGGCATCGGCACCTATTGGGGCAATGTCCGCGGTATCGGCGAGCCGGTCGGCCTCAACGGCAAGACGTCAGGCATCATCCCGTTCGTGCGCGTGATGGACAGCCTCACGCTGGCGATCTCGCAGGGCTCGCTGCGCCGCGGCTCGGCCGCCTGCTATCTCGACATCTCGCATCCGGAGATCGAGGAGTTCCTCGAGATCCGCAAGCCCTCGGGCGACTTCAACCGCAAGGCGCTCAACCTGCACCACGGCGTGCTCATCCCCGACGCGTTCATGGAAGCGGTGCGCGATGGCGCCGAGTGGGAGCTCAAGTCGCCCAAGGACGGCAGCGTCCGCGCCAAGGTCGACGCCCGCGCGCTGTTCCAGAAGCTGGTCGAGACCCGCCTCGCGACCGGCGAGCCGTACATCGTGTTCGCCGATCACGTGAACAAGAACATGCCCAAGCATCACCGCGATCTGGGCCTCAAGGTCTCGACCTCGAACCTGTGCTCGGAGATCACCCTGCCGACCGGCAAGGATCATCTCGGCAACGAGCGTACCGCGGTGTGCTGCCTGTCCTCGCTCAACCTCGAGACGTGGGACGAGTGGAAGGACGCCAAGGGCTTCGTCGAGGACGTGATGCGCTTCCTCGACAACGTGCTGCAGGACTATATCGACCGCGCCGAGCCGGGCATGGAGAAGGCCGCCTATTCCGCCAGCCGCGAGCGTTCGGTGGGCCTTGGCGTGATGGGCTATCACAGCTTCCTCCAGGCGCGCGGCCTGCCCTTCGAGGGGGCGATGGCCAAGACCTGGAACCTGCGCATCTTCAAGCACATCAAGGCGCAGGTCGACGAGGCCTCGATGCAGCTCGCGGTCGAGCGCGGCCCGTGCCCCGACGCCGCCGACATGGGCGTGATGGAGCGCTTTTCCTGCAAGATGGCGATCGCGCCGACCGCGTCGATCTCGATCATCTGCGGCGGCACCTCGGCCTGCATCGAGCCGATCCCGGCCAACATCTACACCCACAAGACGCTGTCGGGCAGCTTCGTGGTCAAGAACCCCTATCTCGAGAAGATCCTGATCGAGAAGTCGAAGAATTCCGACAATGTCTGGAACTCGATCCTCGAGCAGGGCGGCTCGGTCCAGCATCTCGACTTCCTCAGCCAGGAGGAGAAGGACTGCTACAAGACCAGCTTCGAGATCGACCAGCGCTGGCTGCTCGAGCTCGCCGCGGACCGCACCCCCTATATCGACCAGTCGGCCTCGCTGAACTTGTTCATCCCGGCCGATGTCGAGAAGTGGGACCTGCTGATGCTCCACTTCCGCGCCTGGGAGCTCGGCATCAAGTCGCTCTACTATCTCCGCTCGAAATCGGTGCAGCGCGCCGGCTTCGCGGGCGGCGTGGAGGCCGACAACACGATCGAGAAGCCGCAGTTCAATCTCGGCGAGTCGACCGACTATGACGAATGTCTGGCGTGCCAGTGA
- a CDS encoding M20/M25/M40 family metallo-hydrolase yields the protein MHETNGTIGRRAMLKGAVAGAALSAPGAALAADNMAEVKQAIAAGHDAAVKRLQDWIRLPSIAAENRGYPEGPEHMKSLALDAGFQHAEIVPSKGKAGVFATLDAGAKKTLGIYFMYDVKQFDPAEWEHPPLEAKLIDKPGFGKVVMGRGAVNQKGPQATFLAALHAMKAAGRKLPVNLVLVAEGEEEIGSPNFHEIVTAPQVAAALKRTVGVIIPTGWQSPATGGLTLALGAKGMVEFELTVSGDKWGRGPKGDVHSSEKARVDSPPWRLVAALSTLVTPDGNTVTIDGIQDKVRPLSARERELILLNARANSEEAAKKALGVSRWIGDMSWEESLVRLAQVPTVNIQGLVSGYMGPGGKTVLPGKATAKIEMRLVPDMTKDDTLAKLRAHLDKRGFNDVEVNVSGGYGPTETDEKSALIRAELATCERLGVPATLSPRLAGSWPGVIFTGPPLGLPAGQFGFGHGSGAHAPNEYFVIESSNPKVMGMDAATFGFVDFLYQVAATA from the coding sequence ATGCATGAGACCAACGGCACCATCGGGCGGCGGGCGATGCTCAAGGGCGCGGTGGCGGGCGCGGCGCTGAGTGCCCCGGGCGCCGCGCTGGCCGCGGACAATATGGCCGAGGTGAAGCAGGCGATCGCCGCCGGGCACGACGCGGCGGTGAAGCGGCTGCAGGACTGGATCCGCCTGCCCTCGATCGCCGCGGAGAATCGCGGCTATCCCGAGGGCCCCGAACATATGAAGAGCCTCGCGCTCGACGCCGGCTTCCAGCATGCCGAGATCGTGCCGTCCAAGGGCAAGGCGGGGGTGTTCGCGACGCTCGACGCGGGCGCGAAAAAGACGCTCGGCATCTATTTCATGTACGACGTCAAGCAGTTCGACCCGGCGGAATGGGAGCATCCCCCGCTCGAGGCGAAGCTGATCGACAAGCCGGGCTTCGGCAAGGTGGTGATGGGCCGCGGCGCGGTGAACCAGAAGGGGCCGCAGGCGACCTTCCTCGCCGCGCTGCACGCGATGAAGGCGGCGGGGCGCAAGCTGCCGGTCAATCTGGTGCTGGTGGCCGAGGGCGAGGAGGAGATCGGATCGCCCAATTTCCACGAGATCGTCACCGCGCCGCAGGTCGCCGCCGCGCTCAAAAGGACCGTCGGCGTGATCATCCCGACCGGTTGGCAAAGCCCCGCGACGGGCGGCTTGACGCTGGCGCTGGGCGCCAAGGGGATGGTCGAGTTCGAGCTGACCGTATCGGGCGATAAATGGGGCCGCGGTCCCAAGGGCGACGTCCATTCGAGCGAGAAGGCGCGCGTCGACAGCCCGCCCTGGCGGCTGGTCGCGGCGCTCTCCACGCTGGTGACGCCCGATGGCAACACCGTCACGATCGACGGCATCCAGGACAAGGTGCGCCCGCTCAGCGCCCGCGAGCGCGAACTGATCCTGCTCAATGCGCGCGCCAACAGCGAGGAGGCGGCGAAGAAGGCGCTCGGTGTCAGCCGCTGGATCGGCGACATGAGCTGGGAGGAATCGCTGGTGCGGCTGGCGCAAGTGCCGACGGTCAACATCCAGGGCCTCGTCTCGGGCTATATGGGCCCGGGCGGCAAGACCGTGCTGCCAGGCAAGGCGACCGCCAAGATCGAGATGCGGCTGGTGCCCGACATGACCAAGGACGACACGCTGGCCAAGCTGCGCGCGCATCTCGACAAGCGCGGCTTCAATGATGTCGAGGTCAACGTCTCGGGCGGCTATGGCCCGACCGAGACCGACGAGAAGAGCGCGCTGATCCGCGCCGAGCTCGCCACCTGCGAGCGGCTCGGCGTGCCGGCGACGCTCTCGCCGCGGCTGGCGGGGAGCTGGCCGGGAGTGATCTTCACCGGCCCGCCGCTGGGCCTGCCCGCCGGCCAGTTCGGCTTCGGCCATGGCAGCGGGGCGCACGCGCCGAACGAATATTTCGTGATCGAGAGCAGCAATCCCAAGGTGATGGGGATGGACGCCGCGACGTTCGGCTTCGTCGACTTCCTCTATCAGGTCGCGGCGACGGCCTGA
- a CDS encoding helix-turn-helix domain-containing protein: MSEPRSGCPINLTLEVLGDRWSLVVIRDMMFGNRHYFRELMRGSMEGIASNILADRLKRLEARGLVTKGDDPSHKQKARYNLTEAAIELLPLLVAMGAWGRRHLPVTPELAIRNQLLEEGGPELIAAFMDELRVEHLGAAPDPAATPVRERLDAARAALAACGGEA; the protein is encoded by the coding sequence ATGAGCGAACCGCGATCGGGCTGCCCGATCAACTTGACGCTGGAGGTGCTGGGCGACCGCTGGAGCCTGGTGGTGATCCGCGACATGATGTTCGGAAACCGCCATTATTTCCGCGAGCTGATGCGCGGCTCGATGGAGGGGATCGCGTCGAACATCCTCGCCGACCGATTGAAGCGGCTCGAGGCGCGCGGGCTCGTCACCAAGGGCGACGATCCCAGCCACAAGCAGAAGGCGCGCTACAACCTCACCGAGGCGGCGATCGAGCTGCTGCCATTGCTCGTCGCGATGGGCGCGTGGGGCCGGCGGCATTTGCCGGTCACGCCCGAGCTCGCGATCCGCAACCAGCTATTGGAGGAGGGCGGGCCCGAGCTGATCGCCGCCTTCATGGACGAGTTGCGCGTCGAGCATCTCGGCGCCGCGCCCGATCCCGCCGCGACCCCGGTGCGCGAGCGCCTCGACGCGGCCCGCGCCGCGCTGGCGGCGTGTGGAGGGGAAGCATAG
- a CDS encoding dihydrofolate reductase family protein has product MSKIRVNGFSISADGYGAGAEQSLADPLGKGGEDIHPWMVETRHFKAMYGKEGGAEGVDNDYTVRAMANLGAWVMGRNMFGPVRGEWPDHEWKGWWGDNPPYHCPVFVLTHHARPPLEMDGGTVFHFVTEGPEAALELARAAAGDRDVRIGGGVSTVRHYLKTRAIDEMHLAIAPALLGKGEALLEGIDLPALGYRVAEQAVGERALHLVIARG; this is encoded by the coding sequence ATGAGCAAGATACGGGTGAACGGCTTCAGCATCTCGGCCGACGGCTATGGCGCGGGCGCAGAGCAGAGCCTGGCGGATCCGCTGGGCAAGGGCGGCGAGGACATCCACCCCTGGATGGTCGAGACGCGCCATTTCAAGGCGATGTACGGCAAGGAAGGCGGCGCTGAAGGCGTCGACAACGACTATACGGTGCGGGCGATGGCCAATCTCGGCGCCTGGGTGATGGGGCGCAACATGTTCGGGCCGGTGCGCGGCGAATGGCCCGATCACGAATGGAAGGGCTGGTGGGGCGACAACCCGCCCTATCACTGCCCGGTGTTCGTGCTGACGCATCATGCGCGACCGCCGCTGGAAATGGACGGCGGCACGGTGTTCCACTTCGTGACCGAAGGGCCGGAGGCTGCGCTGGAACTGGCGCGCGCCGCGGCGGGCGACAGGGACGTGCGCATCGGCGGCGGGGTGTCGACGGTGAGGCACTATCTCAAGACTCGCGCGATCGACGAGATGCACCTGGCGATCGCGCCCGCGTTGCTCGGCAAGGGCGAGGCGCTGCTCGAGGGCATCGACCTGCCCGCGCTCGGCTATCGCGTGGCCGAGCAGGCGGTGGGCGAACGCGCGCTGCATCTGGTGATCGCGCGAGGGTGA
- a CDS encoding thermonuclease family protein → MEEPFSLHRARFARRSWRGAHLESRILARRPRRRSRFGRIELVTMAFAGIFAGLGWATWPMLAGDTAATEAMSAADPQARHAAALFADGESASMSAAPARGVRTSFNFCHTGGGANCVVDGDTFWMDGAKIRIADIDTPETHPARCAREAELGAAATRRLRALLNSGEVALAGIGRDTDRYGRQLHLVSVDGRGVGDTLVAEGLARPYAGGRREGWCG, encoded by the coding sequence ATGGAAGAGCCGTTCAGCCTGCACCGTGCGCGCTTCGCCCGGCGCTCATGGCGTGGCGCACATCTCGAATCGCGCATCCTTGCACGCCGCCCCCGCCGCCGTTCGCGCTTCGGACGGATCGAGCTGGTGACGATGGCGTTCGCCGGGATCTTCGCGGGGCTCGGCTGGGCGACATGGCCGATGCTCGCGGGCGATACCGCCGCCACCGAGGCCATGTCCGCCGCCGATCCGCAGGCGCGCCACGCGGCCGCGCTGTTCGCGGATGGGGAAAGCGCTTCCATGTCCGCCGCACCAGCACGCGGCGTCCGCACCAGCTTCAACTTCTGCCACACCGGCGGCGGCGCCAATTGCGTGGTCGATGGGGACACCTTCTGGATGGATGGGGCCAAGATCCGCATCGCCGATATCGACACGCCCGAGACGCATCCCGCGCGCTGCGCCCGCGAGGCCGAGCTCGGCGCGGCGGCGACGCGGCGGCTGCGGGCGCTGCTCAATTCGGGCGAGGTCGCGCTCGCCGGCATCGGCCGCGACACCGATCGCTATGGCCGGCAGCTGCATCTCGTGTCGGTCGATGGCCGCGGCGTCGGCGACACGCTGGTCGCCGAGGGGCTCGCCCGGCCCTATGCCGGCGGCCGTCGCGAGGGCTGGTGCGGCTGA
- a CDS encoding S9 family peptidase, with the protein MTDLPTPPVAATRPHSFERHGVTIEDPWNWLRDPGYPNVTSEEVLAYLKEENAYYEAVMKPLKPLADTLFKEMRGRIKEDEATVPQKDGAFLYWTDHETGGEYRRWWRKPVAGGPGNEQAQLILDEPALAEGKEYFRLGGFSVSNNGRWLAYAYDDNGSERFLLKVKDLETGEHLPDEIPGTLSDIVWTSDDAGFLYGIANEQWRTDNARYHRLGSDPAADVELYHEDDEGYRVGVGETQSRKWIVISTGDHVTSEVRLLPANDPLADPILVAPRKPGREYDVEEHDGTLFIHTNDTHTNWRLVTASLDAPGEWQERIAPSPHFYMTGVTTFADFFIVEGREDGLDQIELHRYDPAIAPVRIVFPEPSYVASLGDNPEYAMDVLRLGYESMVTPGTVYDYHVATGELEVRKVQEIPSGYDASKYATERLKITVRDGTEVPCSIVYPKDFPRDGSGKVYLYAYGAYGYAIPPGFSTARMSFLDRGVAFAIAHIRGGDDLGQQWYLDGKLEKRANTFNDFVDVAKGLIARGFTHKGGIAIAGRSAGGELMGAVVNSDPDLWAAVVADVPFVDVLNTMLDDSLPLTPGEWPEWGNPITDAQAFELIRGYSPYDNVRPQAYPPMFISGGLNDPRVTYWEPAKWAAKLRATKTDGNVLLLKTNMGAGHGGKSGRWESLHEAAEENAFVLWQLGLSNAG; encoded by the coding sequence ATGACCGATCTGCCCACGCCCCCCGTCGCCGCTACCCGTCCCCACAGCTTCGAGCGCCACGGCGTGACGATCGAGGATCCGTGGAACTGGCTGCGCGACCCGGGCTACCCCAATGTCACCAGCGAGGAGGTGCTCGCCTACCTCAAGGAAGAAAATGCCTATTACGAAGCGGTGATGAAGCCGCTGAAGCCGCTCGCCGACACGCTGTTCAAGGAGATGCGCGGCCGCATCAAGGAGGACGAGGCGACCGTGCCCCAGAAGGACGGTGCCTTCCTCTACTGGACCGATCACGAGACCGGCGGGGAATATCGCCGCTGGTGGCGCAAGCCCGTCGCGGGCGGCCCCGGAAACGAACAGGCCCAGCTCATCCTCGACGAACCCGCGCTGGCCGAGGGCAAGGAATATTTCCGCCTCGGCGGCTTCTCGGTGTCGAACAACGGCCGCTGGCTCGCTTATGCCTATGACGACAACGGCTCGGAGCGCTTCCTGCTCAAGGTCAAGGACCTCGAGACCGGCGAGCATTTGCCCGACGAGATCCCCGGCACGCTCTCCGACATCGTGTGGACTTCGGACGATGCCGGCTTCCTCTACGGCATCGCCAACGAGCAGTGGCGCACCGACAATGCCCGCTACCACCGGCTCGGCAGCGACCCGGCCGCGGATGTCGAACTCTACCACGAGGATGACGAGGGCTATCGCGTCGGCGTCGGCGAGACCCAGTCGCGCAAGTGGATCGTCATCTCGACCGGCGATCATGTGACGAGCGAGGTGCGCCTGCTCCCCGCGAACGACCCGCTCGCCGATCCGATCCTGGTCGCCCCGCGCAAGCCCGGCCGCGAGTACGACGTCGAGGAGCATGACGGCACGCTCTTCATCCATACCAACGACACCCACACCAACTGGCGGCTCGTCACCGCCAGCCTCGACGCGCCGGGCGAGTGGCAGGAGCGGATCGCGCCCTCGCCGCATTTCTACATGACCGGGGTCACCACCTTCGCCGATTTCTTCATCGTCGAGGGGCGCGAGGACGGCTTGGACCAGATCGAGCTGCATCGCTACGATCCCGCAATCGCGCCGGTGCGCATCGTGTTTCCGGAGCCGAGCTACGTCGCCAGCCTCGGCGACAATCCCGAATATGCGATGGACGTGCTGCGCCTCGGCTATGAATCGATGGTCACGCCCGGCACCGTCTATGACTATCACGTTGCGACCGGCGAGCTCGAGGTGCGGAAGGTCCAGGAGATCCCCTCGGGCTATGACGCGTCGAAATACGCCACCGAGCGCCTCAAGATCACTGTGCGCGACGGCACCGAAGTCCCCTGCTCGATCGTCTATCCGAAGGACTTCCCGCGCGACGGGAGCGGCAAAGTCTATCTCTACGCCTATGGCGCCTACGGCTACGCCATCCCGCCGGGCTTCTCGACCGCACGCATGTCGTTCCTCGACCGCGGCGTCGCCTTCGCCATCGCGCATATCCGCGGCGGCGACGATCTCGGCCAGCAATGGTATCTCGATGGCAAGCTGGAGAAGCGCGCCAACACCTTCAACGATTTCGTCGATGTCGCGAAGGGGCTGATCGCGCGCGGCTTCACCCACAAGGGCGGCATCGCCATCGCCGGGCGCTCGGCCGGTGGCGAGCTGATGGGCGCAGTGGTCAATTCCGATCCCGATCTGTGGGCCGCGGTGGTCGCCGACGTGCCGTTCGTCGACGTGCTCAACACCATGCTCGACGACAGCCTGCCGCTCACGCCGGGCGAGTGGCCCGAATGGGGCAACCCGATCACCGACGCGCAGGCGTTCGAGCTGATCCGCGGCTATTCGCCCTACGACAATGTGCGGCCCCAGGCTTATCCGCCGATGTTCATCTCGGGCGGGCTCAACGATCCGCGCGTCACCTATTGGGAGCCCGCCAAATGGGCCGCCAAGCTCCGCGCGACCAAGACCGACGGCAATGTCCTGCTGCTCAAGACCAACATGGGCGCGGGGCATGGCGGCAAGTCGGGCCGCTGGGAAAGCCTGCACGAGGCCGCGGAGGAGAATGCCTTCGTCCTCTGGCAGCTAGGATTGAGCAACGCGGGGTAG
- a CDS encoding methylated-DNA--[protein]-cysteine S-methyltransferase, with protein sequence MTLVHTDIGSPVGTLRLVASDTGLVAILWPNERAGRVPLGPSAEDATHPVLVQAAAQVGEYFAGKRRAFDVPLDLRGTDFQRSVWQALLTIPYGETRSYGQIARQIGRPSASRAVGAANGRNPVSIIAPCHRVIGTGGALTGFAGGLEAKRLLLDLEAA encoded by the coding sequence ATGACCCTCGTTCACACCGATATCGGCTCACCCGTCGGCACGCTGCGGCTGGTCGCCAGCGATACGGGCCTTGTCGCGATCCTCTGGCCAAATGAGCGCGCCGGCCGCGTCCCGCTCGGCCCCAGCGCCGAGGATGCGACGCACCCCGTCCTCGTCCAAGCGGCCGCGCAGGTCGGCGAATATTTCGCCGGCAAGCGCCGCGCCTTCGACGTCCCGCTCGATCTGCGCGGCACCGATTTCCAGCGCAGCGTGTGGCAGGCGCTGCTCACCATCCCCTATGGCGAGACGCGCAGCTATGGGCAGATCGCGCGCCAGATCGGCCGCCCCAGCGCGAGCCGCGCGGTCGGCGCCGCCAATGGCCGCAACCCCGTCTCGATCATCGCGCCCTGCCACCGCGTGATCGGCACCGGCGGTGCGCTCACCGGCTTCGCCGGCGGGCTCGAGGCCAAGCGACTGCTGCTCGACCTCGAAGCGGCTTAG
- a CDS encoding L,D-transpeptidase family protein produces the protein MRWSGWAIRTGLLVGGVAAAMGAAALVPANSPAAAPAQPAVAPQPKPVAKPPVPKPAVAAPAPAPAELVVKRILDIPGPIRFGEYYWDAKGIPADGALTITIDLEAETLSVFRDGYEIGATAILYGADEKPTPLGLHKITQKKVHHISNLYGAPMPYMMRLTDDGVAIHASEVEMGAATHGCIGVPLPFAKLLFAQAKLGDRVIITRGKRLGMGGVIAN, from the coding sequence GTGCGTTGGAGTGGATGGGCGATCAGGACGGGGCTTCTCGTCGGCGGCGTGGCCGCCGCGATGGGCGCTGCGGCGCTGGTCCCCGCCAATTCGCCGGCCGCGGCACCGGCGCAGCCCGCGGTCGCGCCGCAACCCAAGCCAGTGGCCAAGCCGCCCGTGCCCAAGCCCGCCGTGGCTGCTCCCGCGCCCGCGCCCGCGGAGCTCGTCGTGAAGCGCATCCTCGATATCCCCGGCCCGATCCGCTTCGGCGAATATTATTGGGACGCCAAGGGCATCCCCGCGGACGGCGCGCTCACGATCACGATCGATCTCGAGGCCGAGACCCTGTCCGTCTTCCGCGACGGCTACGAGATCGGTGCCACCGCGATCCTCTATGGCGCCGACGAGAAGCCGACTCCGCTTGGGCTTCACAAGATCACGCAGAAGAAGGTGCATCACATCTCCAACCTCTACGGCGCGCCGATGCCGTATATGATGCGCCTCACCGATGACGGCGTCGCGATCCACGCCTCGGAGGTCGAGATGGGCGCGGCGACCCACGGCTGCATCGGCGTGCCCTTGCCCTTCGCGAAGCTGCTGTTCGCGCAGGCCAAGCTCGGCGACCGCGTGATCATCACCCGCGGCAAGCGGCTCGGCATGGGCGGGGTGATCGCCAACTGA